One part of the Myxococcales bacterium genome encodes these proteins:
- a CDS encoding sigma-70 family RNA polymerase sigma factor: MLTFLLPSIRNLIRYLLRGDEDVDDVTQEALIALVQGLHTFSGSGAFVSWANRVVARVTFAFIKRRRSAVASSDAALDEVVPAPPSHGGDFLARRALVDLLDKIPEDQRVAFVMHDLLELTPLDIARDLGVPVETVRSRVRLAKERLRIRAAWLWRDTSS; encoded by the coding sequence TTGCTGACGTTCTTGTTGCCAAGCATTCGAAACCTCATCCGTTACTTGCTGCGAGGTGACGAAGATGTGGACGATGTCACGCAGGAAGCGTTGATCGCTTTGGTGCAGGGGCTTCACACATTCTCTGGCAGCGGCGCATTTGTGTCGTGGGCCAATCGCGTGGTGGCCAGGGTGACCTTTGCGTTCATTAAGCGGCGGCGAAGCGCGGTGGCTTCGTCAGACGCCGCGCTTGACGAAGTTGTGCCCGCACCACCAAGCCACGGTGGCGATTTTCTGGCCCGCCGCGCATTGGTGGATCTGTTGGACAAAATTCCCGAGGACCAGCGCGTGGCGTTCGTCATGCATGATCTGTTGGAACTGACGCCCCTCGACATTGCACGGGATCTGGGTGTGCCCGTTGAGACCGTGCGCAGCCGCGTGCGCCTTGCGAAAGAACGCTTGCGCATACGCGCCGCGTGGCTTTGGCGAGACACCTCTTCTTGA